A genome region from Geminicoccus roseus DSM 18922 includes the following:
- a CDS encoding Ldh family oxidoreductase, with amino-acid sequence MADRYEVGALVAFATQLFEKVGFSREKAEVTARLLVDADLMGHTTHGLGLAGPYLAEAQKGSMNVSGEPEEIARKASALTLDGKRLPGLWLTAKAVDEAIAMAKNTGIGAVSIRRSHHIACLATFLPKATEQGLFIHLACSDPNVASVAPYGGTRAVFTPDPYAIGIPTSGDPILIDTSASITTNGMSNRYLAEGRSFDHPWLLTAEGEPTGDPKVFNTNPPGTILPTGGLDHGHKGYGLALMIEALTQGLSAFGRADPGEGWGASTWVQVVDPEAFAGLGGFKRQIDHIVEACRSNPPRPGVESVRLPGQAAMSKKRQALEQGAVLHPSIMPALLPWADRLGVEAPAPRLG; translated from the coding sequence ATGGCGGATCGGTACGAGGTCGGGGCGCTGGTGGCGTTTGCTACGCAGCTGTTCGAGAAGGTCGGGTTCTCCCGGGAAAAGGCCGAGGTGACCGCGCGCCTCCTGGTGGACGCCGACCTGATGGGGCACACCACCCATGGGCTGGGGCTGGCCGGTCCTTATCTGGCGGAGGCGCAGAAGGGCTCGATGAACGTCTCAGGCGAGCCCGAGGAGATCGCCCGCAAGGCCTCGGCCCTGACCCTGGACGGCAAGCGCCTGCCCGGCCTCTGGCTGACCGCCAAGGCGGTGGACGAGGCGATCGCCATGGCGAAGAACACCGGCATCGGCGCTGTCTCGATCCGGCGCTCGCACCACATCGCCTGCCTCGCCACCTTCCTGCCCAAGGCCACCGAGCAGGGCCTGTTCATCCACCTGGCCTGCTCCGATCCGAACGTGGCGTCGGTGGCGCCGTATGGCGGAACCCGGGCGGTCTTCACGCCCGATCCCTACGCCATCGGCATCCCCACTTCGGGCGACCCGATCCTGATCGACACCTCGGCCTCGATCACCACCAACGGCATGTCGAACCGCTATCTTGCGGAGGGACGCAGCTTCGATCATCCCTGGCTGCTGACCGCGGAAGGCGAGCCCACCGGCGACCCGAAGGTGTTCAACACCAACCCGCCCGGCACGATCCTGCCCACGGGCGGCCTCGACCATGGCCACAAGGGCTATGGCCTGGCCCTGATGATCGAGGCGCTGACTCAGGGCCTGTCCGCCTTCGGCCGGGCCGATCCGGGCGAGGGCTGGGGAGCGTCCACCTGGGTGCAGGTCGTCGATCCCGAGGCGTTTGCGGGCCTGGGCGGCTTCAAGCGCCAGATCGACCATATCGTCGAGGCCTGCCGCTCCAACCCGCCGCGCCCCGGCGTGGAGAGCGTCCGGCTGCCCGGTCAGGCGGCCATGTCCAAGAAGCGCCAGGCACTGGAGCAGGGCGCCGTCCTGCACCCGTCGATCATGCCGGCCCTGCTGCCCTGGGCGGACCGGCTGGGCGTCGAGGCGCCGGCTCCCCGCCTGGGCTGA
- a CDS encoding trimeric intracellular cation channel family protein, whose amino-acid sequence MLLHTLYLVGIVAEAMTAALAAGRRSMDWVGVALLGCVTALGGGSARDVLLGNYPLAWVKHPEYLAFTAGAALLTILIARVMHHLRWAFLVLDAVGLVAFTIIGCDVGLRMGVPVPIAIVAGMITGCVGGVLRDVLCNDVPLLFRAELYASVSVLTGALYLGGLHLGLAHDLVMAIAMTFGMTLRILAIWRKWNMPKFIYERDLH is encoded by the coding sequence ATGCTTCTGCACACGCTCTACCTGGTCGGGATCGTCGCCGAGGCGATGACGGCCGCCCTGGCGGCGGGACGGCGCAGCATGGACTGGGTGGGCGTGGCGCTGCTGGGCTGCGTCACGGCACTGGGCGGCGGCTCCGCCCGCGACGTCCTGCTCGGCAACTACCCGCTCGCCTGGGTGAAGCATCCGGAATACCTGGCGTTCACCGCCGGTGCCGCCCTGCTGACCATCCTGATCGCCCGGGTGATGCACCACCTGCGCTGGGCGTTCCTGGTGCTGGACGCGGTGGGCCTGGTCGCCTTCACCATTATCGGCTGCGATGTCGGGCTGCGCATGGGCGTGCCGGTCCCGATCGCGATCGTGGCCGGGATGATCACCGGCTGCGTCGGCGGGGTGCTGCGGGACGTGCTGTGCAACGACGTGCCGCTGCTGTTCCGCGCCGAGCTCTACGCCAGCGTCTCGGTGCTGACCGGCGCCCTTTATCTGGGCGGCCTGCATCTCGGGCTGGCCCACGACCTGGTGATGGCGATCGCCATGACCTTCGGGATGACCCTCCGGATCCTGGCGATCTGGCGCAAATGGAACATGCCGAAATTCATCTACGAGCGGGACCTGCACTGA
- the fsa gene encoding fructose-6-phosphate aldolase, producing the protein MKFFVDTAEINEIKELAETGLLDGVTTNPSLVAKSGKQFLDLIAEICEVVDGPVSAEVTATDAETMLKEGLKLSKIAPNVCVKLPLTKDGLFVCKQLTQQGIQTNVTLCFSPAQALLAAKAGATFVSPFVGRLDDIGTDGMQLIADIVQIYDNYPYFQTEVLVASVRGPAHIVTAAKLGAHVATMPANVIKSLLNHPLTDKGLAAFVADWKKTGQSIL; encoded by the coding sequence ATGAAGTTCTTCGTCGATACGGCCGAGATCAACGAAATCAAGGAGCTGGCCGAGACCGGCCTGCTTGACGGCGTCACCACCAATCCATCACTGGTCGCGAAATCCGGCAAGCAGTTCCTCGACCTGATCGCGGAGATCTGCGAGGTGGTCGACGGGCCGGTCAGCGCGGAAGTCACCGCCACCGACGCCGAGACGATGCTGAAGGAGGGCCTCAAGCTCTCCAAGATCGCGCCCAACGTCTGCGTCAAGCTCCCGCTGACCAAGGATGGCCTGTTCGTCTGCAAGCAGCTCACCCAGCAGGGCATTCAGACCAACGTCACCCTGTGCTTCTCGCCGGCCCAGGCTCTGCTGGCCGCCAAGGCGGGCGCCACCTTCGTCTCGCCGTTCGTCGGCCGCCTGGACGACATCGGCACCGACGGGATGCAGCTGATCGCCGACATCGTGCAGATCTACGACAACTATCCGTACTTCCAGACCGAGGTGCTGGTTGCCTCGGTGCGCGGGCCGGCGCACATCGTCACGGCGGCCAAGCTCGGCGCCCATGTGGCGACCATGCCGGCCAACGTGATCAAGAGCCTGCTGAACCACCCGCTGACCGACAAGGGCCTGGCGGCCTTCGTCGCGGACTGGAAAAAGACCGGCCAGTCGATCCTCTGA
- the hspQ gene encoding heat shock protein HspQ has product MPDRLAKYRIGQVVKHKIFPFRGVIFDVDPEFANTEEWYQAIPEELRPRKDQPFYHLFAENSDSYYIAYVSEQNLLPDATDEPIEHPQVEQMFGELRDGLYLHRDRVTH; this is encoded by the coding sequence ATGCCTGACCGACTTGCCAAGTACCGCATTGGCCAAGTGGTGAAGCACAAGATCTTCCCCTTCCGGGGCGTCATCTTCGACGTCGACCCAGAGTTCGCGAATACCGAGGAATGGTACCAGGCCATCCCCGAAGAACTTCGCCCGCGCAAGGACCAGCCCTTCTACCACCTCTTCGCCGAGAACTCGGACAGCTATTACATCGCCTACGTGTCGGAGCAGAATCTCCTTCCCGATGCAACGGACGAGCCGATCGAGCATCCCCAGGTGGAGCAGATGTTCGGCGAACTCCGCGACGGACTTTATCTGCACCGGGACCGGGTCACGCACTAA
- the pepN gene encoding aminopeptidase N, with protein sequence MADGSTRSIIRREDYREPDWWTRQIELDVDLKPLETTVVSRLTLERNVKSPAGADLLLDGEAMTFVSASLDGVPLDPQQVERTATGIAVKGMRDGGVLEITQRCDPRNNTALSGLYLSNGIFCTQCEAEGFRRIAFSQDRPDVMSTYRVRITGDRKSCPVMLSNGNPVEQGDLPDGRHYAVWEDPFPKPSYLFALVAGDLGLLQDSFTTRSGRVVDLRIYSEHAVIDQCRHAMESLKKSMKWDEEAYGLEYDLDLFMIVAVSHFNMGAMENKGLNIFNTSATLARADTATDADFMQVERIVAHEYFHNWTGNRVTCRDWFQLTLKEGLTVFRDQQFTADMHSAAVKRIGDVQLLREGQFPEDAGPMSHPIRPDSYVEINNFYTRTVYEKGAEVIRMIHTLIGPKAYRAGIDLYFERHDGQAVTCEDFVRAMEDASGRDLGQFRRWYSQAGTPELSVERSFDPRSGSYALEITQGTPPTAGQPDKLPLHVPLRLGLLSRDGRPLPLMLEGENEPQGTERVLELTGERQRFVFKGLNSEPVPSLLRNFSAPVRLKLDYADDELALLLGQDEDAFNRWEAGQQLAMRLILRGVDAGGHAEASDALLAAFRKVLADAPADPAFAARAVQLPSFTYVGQQRPVIDVEGITGALRSLQRGLSTALREDWAATYEHFHDIGPFAADNGAAGRRAIKNQALFWSVQAPDAAAIARAQRQFERADNMTDSFAALRALVESRDPSAASALGTFYARWQNEPLVVNKWFALQASADDEGVLATVERLLHHPAFTLGNPNRVYSLVGVFANNPAGFHRADGAGYRFVMDRILEVDPKNPQVASRLMRPLGRFKPYDERRRALMRAELERALARPDLSRDCYEVASKSLE encoded by the coding sequence ATGGCCGACGGCAGCACGCGTAGCATCATCCGGCGCGAGGATTATCGGGAGCCGGACTGGTGGACGCGCCAGATTGAGCTCGACGTCGACCTGAAGCCCCTGGAGACCACGGTCGTCTCGCGCCTGACCCTGGAAAGGAACGTGAAGTCGCCCGCGGGTGCCGACCTCCTGCTCGACGGCGAGGCGATGACCTTCGTGTCGGCCAGCCTGGACGGCGTGCCGCTGGATCCCCAGCAGGTCGAGCGCACCGCCACCGGGATCGCGGTGAAGGGCATGCGCGACGGCGGCGTCCTCGAGATCACCCAGCGCTGCGACCCCAGGAACAACACCGCGCTCTCGGGCCTCTATCTCAGCAACGGCATCTTCTGCACCCAGTGCGAGGCGGAGGGATTCCGGCGGATCGCCTTTTCCCAGGACCGTCCGGACGTCATGAGCACCTATCGGGTGCGGATCACCGGCGACCGCAAGTCCTGTCCGGTGATGCTCTCGAACGGCAATCCGGTGGAGCAGGGCGACCTGCCGGACGGCCGCCACTACGCGGTCTGGGAGGATCCGTTCCCCAAGCCCTCCTATCTGTTCGCCCTGGTCGCCGGGGATCTCGGCCTGCTGCAGGACAGCTTCACCACGCGCTCCGGGCGGGTGGTCGACCTGCGCATCTATTCCGAGCACGCGGTGATCGATCAGTGCCGCCACGCCATGGAATCGCTGAAGAAGTCGATGAAGTGGGACGAGGAGGCGTATGGGCTGGAGTACGATCTCGACCTGTTCATGATCGTCGCCGTCTCGCACTTCAACATGGGGGCGATGGAGAACAAGGGGCTCAACATCTTCAACACCTCGGCGACGCTCGCCCGCGCCGACACCGCCACCGATGCCGACTTCATGCAGGTCGAGCGGATCGTGGCGCATGAATATTTCCACAACTGGACCGGCAACCGGGTGACCTGCCGCGACTGGTTCCAGCTCACGCTGAAGGAAGGCCTGACCGTCTTCCGCGACCAGCAGTTCACCGCCGACATGCATTCCGCGGCGGTGAAGCGGATCGGCGACGTCCAGCTGCTCCGGGAAGGACAGTTTCCCGAGGATGCCGGGCCGATGTCGCATCCGATCCGCCCGGATTCCTACGTGGAGATCAATAATTTCTACACGCGCACGGTCTACGAGAAGGGGGCGGAGGTCATCCGGATGATCCACACCCTGATCGGGCCGAAGGCGTATCGCGCCGGCATCGATCTGTACTTTGAGCGCCATGATGGGCAGGCGGTGACCTGCGAGGACTTCGTGCGTGCCATGGAGGACGCGTCCGGCCGCGACCTCGGCCAGTTCCGCCGCTGGTACAGCCAGGCCGGCACCCCGGAACTGTCGGTGGAGCGCAGTTTCGACCCGCGCAGCGGCAGCTATGCCCTGGAGATCACCCAAGGCACTCCGCCCACCGCCGGGCAGCCCGACAAGCTGCCCCTGCACGTGCCGCTGCGCCTGGGCCTCCTGTCCCGGGACGGTCGCCCGCTGCCCCTGATGCTGGAGGGTGAGAACGAGCCGCAGGGCACCGAGCGGGTCCTGGAGCTGACCGGCGAGCGCCAGCGCTTCGTGTTCAAGGGGCTGAATTCCGAGCCGGTCCCCTCGCTCTTGCGCAACTTCTCAGCGCCGGTCCGCCTGAAGCTGGACTATGCCGACGACGAGCTGGCCCTGCTGCTCGGCCAGGACGAGGACGCCTTCAACCGCTGGGAGGCCGGCCAGCAGCTGGCGATGCGCCTGATCCTGCGCGGGGTCGATGCCGGTGGTCATGCGGAGGCGTCGGACGCGCTGCTCGCCGCCTTCCGCAAGGTCCTGGCCGATGCGCCCGCCGACCCGGCCTTCGCCGCCCGCGCGGTGCAGCTGCCGTCCTTCACCTATGTGGGCCAGCAGCGCCCGGTGATCGACGTCGAGGGCATCACCGGCGCCCTGCGCTCCCTGCAGCGCGGCCTGAGCACCGCCCTTCGGGAGGACTGGGCCGCGACCTACGAGCACTTCCACGACATCGGCCCGTTCGCCGCCGACAACGGGGCCGCCGGCCGCCGCGCCATCAAGAACCAGGCGCTGTTCTGGTCCGTCCAGGCGCCCGACGCCGCGGCGATCGCCCGCGCCCAGCGTCAGTTCGAACGCGCCGACAACATGACCGACAGCTTCGCTGCCCTGCGTGCCCTGGTGGAGAGCCGCGACCCGTCCGCGGCAAGCGCGCTCGGCACGTTCTACGCCCGCTGGCAGAACGAGCCGCTGGTGGTCAACAAGTGGTTCGCCCTGCAGGCGTCCGCCGACGACGAGGGTGTGCTCGCCACCGTGGAGCGCCTCCTGCACCACCCGGCCTTCACGCTCGGCAACCCGAACCGGGTTTATTCGCTGGTCGGCGTGTTCGCCAACAACCCGGCCGGCTTCCACCGGGCCGACGGGGCGGGCTACCGCTTCGTGATGGACCGGATCCTGGAGGTCGATCCCAAGAACCCGCAGGTGGCCTCGCGCCTGATGCGGCCGCTCGGCCGCTTCAAGCCCTATGACGAGCGGCGCCGCGCCCTGATGCGCGCCGAGTTGGAACGGGCCCTGGCGCGGCCGGACCTGTCCCGCGACTGCTACGAGGTCGCCAGCAAGAGCCTGGAGTGA
- a CDS encoding allantoate amidohydrolase, producing MSTAALGQVLMARLDQLGRISADDGRLNRQPFTPAHRAAIDLVRTWMHEAGMTTRVDPIGNLIGRYEGADPSAPVMMLGSHIDTVVDAGRYDGPLGILVGVAAVGALNEAGERLPFPVEVAAFCDEEGVRFSTTFLGSKAICGTLDPAVLEIRDRDGISIAQALVAFGGDPTRLAEAAYAPGSIRAFLEVHIEQGPVLEAEDRAVGIVTAIQGQSRLAVVLDGMAGHAGTVPMAHRRDALAGAAEVILFVERRCAATPDLVGTVGRIDAQPGAVNVIPGRALLTLDIRAPNDGLRSSAVEEIVQAIRRIAAARGLGCTIGREHDQPAATCAPRLQRWLAQALRAEGLPVKYLSSGAGHDTMAMAGFCPAGMLFVRCKGGISHNPLESITIDDAGTAARVVLRVLRDLADPKART from the coding sequence ATGAGCACCGCTGCTCTCGGACAGGTCCTGATGGCCAGGCTGGACCAGCTCGGCCGGATCTCGGCCGACGACGGCCGGCTCAACCGGCAGCCGTTCACCCCGGCGCATCGGGCGGCGATCGATCTGGTTCGGACCTGGATGCACGAGGCGGGCATGACGACCCGCGTCGATCCGATCGGCAACCTGATCGGCCGCTATGAAGGTGCCGATCCGTCGGCGCCGGTCATGATGCTGGGCTCCCATATCGACACGGTCGTGGATGCCGGCCGCTATGACGGGCCGCTCGGCATCCTGGTCGGCGTGGCCGCGGTCGGGGCCCTGAACGAGGCCGGCGAGCGCCTGCCGTTCCCGGTCGAGGTGGCGGCGTTCTGCGACGAGGAAGGCGTCCGGTTCTCCACGACCTTCCTGGGGTCGAAGGCGATCTGCGGCACCCTGGATCCGGCCGTGCTGGAGATCCGCGACCGGGACGGGATCTCGATCGCCCAGGCCCTGGTCGCATTCGGCGGCGACCCTACCCGGCTGGCCGAGGCGGCCTATGCCCCGGGCTCGATCCGCGCCTTCCTGGAAGTGCATATCGAGCAGGGTCCGGTGCTGGAAGCGGAAGACCGTGCCGTCGGCATCGTGACCGCCATCCAGGGCCAGTCGCGGCTGGCGGTGGTCCTGGACGGCATGGCCGGCCATGCCGGGACGGTGCCCATGGCCCATCGCCGCGACGCGCTGGCGGGCGCGGCCGAGGTGATCCTGTTCGTCGAGCGCCGCTGCGCTGCCACCCCGGACCTGGTCGGTACGGTCGGACGGATCGACGCGCAGCCCGGTGCGGTCAACGTGATCCCCGGCCGGGCCTTGCTGACCCTGGACATCCGGGCGCCCAATGACGGCCTGCGCAGCAGTGCCGTGGAGGAGATCGTCCAGGCGATCCGGCGGATCGCCGCTGCGCGCGGCCTCGGCTGCACGATCGGCCGCGAGCACGACCAGCCGGCTGCGACCTGCGCCCCCAGGCTGCAGCGCTGGCTGGCCCAGGCGCTGCGCGCCGAGGGCCTGCCGGTGAAGTACCTGTCCAGCGGGGCCGGCCACGACACCATGGCCATGGCCGGGTTCTGCCCGGCGGGCATGCTGTTCGTGCGCTGCAAGGGCGGCATCAGCCACAATCCGCTGGAAAGCATCACCATCGACGACGCCGGTACCGCCGCGCGGGTCGTCCTGCGCGTCCTGCGCGACCTAGCCGATCCGAAAGCAAGAACATGA
- a CDS encoding NAD(P)-dependent oxidoreductase produces MATYAFLGLGVMGGPMAGHLAKNGHDVTVWNRTGAKAEAWAKEHGGKAAGTAREAAAGAEVVFMCLGNDDDVRSVVYGDDGALVGLADGAILVDHTTASADLARELDAACRDAKKNFLDAPVSGGQAGAVNGVLTIMVGGEAEVFAKAEAGMKAYGRTVTHMGPAGAGQLTKMVNQICIAGLVQALGEAVNFAQKAGLDTDKVLATISKGAAQSWQMENRWKTMTENKFDFGFAVDWMRKDLGICLEEAKRNGAPLPVTAMVDQFYRMVQMKGGQRFDTSSLIVNLRDPD; encoded by the coding sequence ATGGCCACCTATGCATTTCTCGGTCTGGGCGTCATGGGTGGCCCGATGGCCGGGCACCTCGCCAAGAACGGCCATGACGTCACCGTGTGGAACCGCACCGGCGCCAAGGCGGAGGCCTGGGCCAAGGAGCATGGCGGCAAGGCAGCCGGGACCGCCCGGGAAGCGGCTGCCGGCGCCGAAGTCGTCTTCATGTGCCTGGGCAATGACGACGACGTGCGCTCGGTCGTGTATGGCGACGATGGCGCCCTGGTTGGGCTCGCCGACGGTGCGATCCTGGTGGACCACACCACCGCCTCAGCCGACCTGGCGCGCGAGCTGGATGCGGCCTGCCGCGACGCCAAGAAGAACTTCCTGGACGCGCCCGTGTCCGGCGGCCAGGCGGGTGCCGTGAACGGCGTCCTGACCATCATGGTCGGCGGCGAGGCCGAGGTCTTCGCGAAGGCGGAAGCCGGCATGAAGGCCTATGGCCGGACCGTCACCCATATGGGCCCGGCCGGCGCCGGCCAGCTCACCAAGATGGTGAACCAGATCTGCATCGCGGGCCTAGTCCAGGCCCTGGGCGAAGCGGTCAACTTCGCGCAGAAGGCGGGGCTGGACACCGACAAGGTGCTGGCGACGATCAGCAAGGGCGCCGCGCAGTCCTGGCAGATGGAGAACCGCTGGAAGACCATGACCGAGAACAAGTTCGACTTCGGCTTCGCGGTCGACTGGATGCGCAAGGACCTCGGCATCTGCCTGGAGGAGGCGAAGCGCAACGGCGCGCCCCTGCCCGTCACCGCGATGGTCGACCAGTTCTACCGCATGGTCCAGATGAAGGGCGGGCAGCGGTTCGACACCTCGTCCCTGATCGTCAATCTCCGCGATCCGGACTGA
- the puuE gene encoding allantoinase PuuE, with protein MVGYGRSVPFADWPGGAHVAVQFVVNYEEGGENCVLHGDAASEAFLSEIVGAQPIQGARHMNMESIYEYGSRAGFWRLFRMFTERELPVTVYGVAMALSRHPEAVAAMKEAEWEIATHGYRWIDYQNIPIEIEREHLRLAIDVHAAATGSRPRGWYLGRCGPNTLGLVCAEGGFDYFSDSYADDLPYYVRVGHHDQLVIPYTLDANDMRFATNQGFNSGDQFFTYLKDSFDVLYEEGRRGSPKMMSVGLHCRLVGRPGRAAALARFLDYVQGHDRVWVPRRIDIAEHWLDRHPPA; from the coding sequence ATGGTGGGCTATGGCCGCTCGGTGCCGTTCGCCGACTGGCCGGGCGGGGCCCATGTCGCCGTCCAGTTCGTGGTGAACTACGAGGAGGGCGGCGAGAACTGCGTCCTCCACGGCGACGCCGCTTCCGAGGCCTTCCTGTCCGAGATCGTCGGCGCCCAGCCCATCCAGGGCGCGCGGCACATGAACATGGAATCGATCTACGAGTACGGCTCGCGGGCCGGCTTCTGGCGCCTGTTCCGGATGTTCACCGAGCGGGAGCTGCCGGTCACCGTCTATGGGGTTGCCATGGCGCTCTCCCGCCACCCGGAGGCGGTGGCGGCGATGAAGGAAGCCGAGTGGGAGATCGCCACGCACGGCTATCGCTGGATCGATTATCAGAACATCCCGATCGAGATCGAGCGGGAGCATCTGCGCCTCGCGATCGACGTCCATGCCGCGGCGACCGGCAGCCGTCCGCGCGGCTGGTATCTCGGCCGCTGCGGGCCGAACACGCTGGGGCTGGTCTGCGCCGAGGGCGGCTTCGACTATTTCTCGGATTCCTATGCCGACGATCTGCCCTACTATGTGCGGGTCGGCCATCACGACCAGCTGGTGATCCCCTACACGCTGGACGCCAACGACATGCGGTTCGCGACGAACCAGGGCTTCAACTCCGGCGATCAGTTCTTCACCTACCTGAAGGACAGCTTCGACGTGCTCTACGAGGAAGGCCGCCGGGGTTCGCCCAAGATGATGTCGGTGGGCCTGCATTGCCGTCTGGTCGGCCGTCCCGGCCGGGCCGCGGCGCTGGCGCGCTTCCTCGACTATGTCCAGGGACATGACCGGGTCTGGGTCCCGCGGCGGATCGACATCGCCGAGCACTGGCTCGACCGGCACCCCCCCGCATGA
- a CDS encoding LysE family translocator, with amino-acid sequence MEISTWLAFAAAATTLLIIPGPTISLVMSYALSQGHRSAAAVVAGVALGDLTAMSLSLLGLGAVLAASATLFTLLKWVGAAYLVYLGVKLWRAPVGAPELTEQVVAARVMFGHAWLVTALNPKGIVFFVAFVPQFIDPRGAYLPQALILIATFVGLAAANAGGYALLASSLKTTIRRPAVQRWVNRTGGSVLIGAGIAAAAWKRAA; translated from the coding sequence ATGGAGATCTCGACCTGGCTGGCGTTCGCGGCCGCCGCCACCACCCTCCTGATCATTCCAGGCCCGACGATCTCCCTGGTGATGTCCTATGCCTTAAGCCAGGGTCACCGTTCGGCCGCTGCCGTGGTGGCGGGGGTGGCGCTGGGCGACCTGACCGCGATGAGCCTGTCGCTCCTGGGCCTGGGCGCGGTGCTGGCGGCTTCCGCCACCCTGTTCACCCTGCTGAAATGGGTGGGCGCCGCCTATCTGGTCTATCTGGGCGTGAAGCTGTGGCGCGCGCCGGTGGGGGCGCCGGAACTGACTGAGCAGGTGGTGGCTGCCCGGGTCATGTTCGGCCATGCCTGGCTGGTGACGGCCCTGAACCCGAAGGGCATCGTGTTCTTCGTGGCCTTCGTGCCGCAGTTCATCGACCCGCGCGGCGCCTACCTGCCGCAGGCCCTGATCCTGATCGCGACCTTTGTCGGCCTGGCGGCCGCCAATGCCGGGGGCTACGCGCTGCTCGCCTCGTCGCTGAAGACCACGATCCGCCGGCCGGCGGTCCAGCGCTGGGTGAACCGGACCGGCGGCTCGGTGCTGATCGGGGCGGGCATCGCGGCGGCGGCGTGGAAGCGCGCCGCCTGA
- a CDS encoding glycerate kinase type-2 family protein has translation MTDLEPKAFLRALFDQAVCAADPLFAVPPFLPEPPKGRTVVVGLGKAAAVMAQAVERNWPGPIEGVVVTRDGHEAPTERIEVLSSSHPVPDERSEAGARRLMQAVAGLGPDDLVICLVSGGGSALCALPAPGLTLADKIAVNKALLRSGASIDEMNCVRKHLSGFKGGRLAQAAAPAKVVSLMISDVPGDDPAVIASGPTVPDPTSYADALALVRRYRLELPDAVRRHLEAGRDETPKPGDPLFDRVENRLIAAPQRSLERAAAFVRSHGIHPVLLGDALEGESRQVATVMAGIARSVRRHGHPAPAPCVLLSGGETTVTVRGGGRGGRNVEFLLGLAVALQGEPGIHAIAGDTDGIDGAEEVAGAIVAPDTLERAQKLGLDPRAMLEENDAHPFFARLGDQVVTGPTLTNVNDVRAVLIL, from the coding sequence GTGACCGATCTGGAGCCCAAGGCCTTTCTGCGCGCCCTGTTCGACCAGGCGGTCTGCGCAGCCGATCCCCTGTTCGCGGTGCCGCCCTTCCTGCCGGAGCCGCCCAAGGGCCGCACCGTAGTGGTGGGCCTGGGCAAGGCGGCCGCGGTGATGGCGCAGGCGGTCGAGCGCAACTGGCCGGGCCCGATCGAGGGCGTGGTGGTGACCAGGGACGGCCACGAGGCGCCGACCGAGCGCATCGAGGTCCTCTCCTCCTCCCATCCGGTGCCGGACGAGCGCTCGGAGGCGGGTGCGCGGCGGCTGATGCAGGCGGTGGCGGGCCTCGGGCCCGACGACCTGGTGATCTGCCTGGTGTCGGGCGGTGGCTCCGCCTTATGCGCCCTGCCAGCACCGGGGCTGACGCTGGCCGACAAGATCGCGGTGAACAAGGCGCTGCTGCGCTCGGGCGCCTCGATCGACGAGATGAACTGCGTGCGCAAGCATCTGTCCGGGTTCAAGGGCGGCCGGCTGGCCCAGGCCGCGGCTCCGGCCAAGGTCGTCTCGCTGATGATCTCGGACGTGCCCGGCGACGATCCGGCGGTGATCGCTTCCGGGCCGACCGTGCCCGACCCCACCAGCTATGCCGACGCGCTGGCTTTGGTCCGGCGCTACCGGCTGGAACTGCCCGACGCGGTGCGGCGTCATCTGGAAGCCGGCCGGGACGAGACGCCCAAGCCCGGCGATCCCCTGTTCGATCGGGTCGAGAACCGGCTGATCGCAGCACCGCAGCGATCGCTGGAACGCGCCGCCGCATTCGTCCGGTCGCACGGCATCCATCCCGTCCTGCTGGGCGACGCCCTGGAGGGCGAATCGCGCCAAGTGGCGACCGTGATGGCCGGGATCGCCCGTTCCGTGCGCCGGCACGGCCATCCGGCCCCGGCACCCTGCGTGCTGCTGTCGGGGGGCGAGACCACCGTCACCGTGCGCGGCGGCGGCCGTGGCGGCCGCAACGTCGAGTTCCTGCTGGGGCTGGCGGTGGCGCTGCAGGGGGAGCCCGGCATCCATGCGATCGCCGGGGACACGGACGGGATCGACGGGGCGGAGGAGGTCGCGGGCGCGATCGTGGCCCCGGATACCCTGGAGCGCGCCCAAAAGCTTGGCCTGGATCCGCGGGCGATGCTGGAGGAGAATGACGCCCATCCCTTCTTCGCCAGGCTCGGCGACCAGGTGGTGACCGGGCCCACGCTCACCAACGTCAACGACGTGCGGGCGGTGCTGATCTTGTGA